The following DNA comes from Malania oleifera isolate guangnan ecotype guangnan chromosome 12, ASM2987363v1, whole genome shotgun sequence.
AATGTACAGAATTAGGTGATAACCTCATAAACTTGAATTGGCAATTTCCACAATACAATGCTTCCCACATAGGAAGGATAGATACAGAATAAGACGTATGATCTCATAAACTTGAAATCTCAATATCCACAATGTAATGTATGTATGTGTGGAAGGGTATAAACCATCTTTCTTTACGTGGTGCTTCATTTGATGATCACTGTGTTGGCATCAATTGGTATTTTCCCATCATTTTTCTGATTGAATTAGCAGATAGGGAGGCTTGCTCAACCTCATATTGCAATTGAATAAAATAAACTCTTGCGAGCTGATCCTTGAATTGCTTCAATTCCAACTTACATGAGCAGATTTTAAATTTGTTTGTTTAAGCTACATTCAAGTTCAATCTTCGCTTAACCAAGTCAAATTCTGAGCAGCTCATTACTAAAAAAATGCTATTCATACAATTATTTCTAATATATTTCCATTCTACAAGATTTTTATAGCTATACTTATTGCACCCATTGAATTTCAATGAACTGTTTCCCACCACACAAATTGTTTCAAATATTGGGAAACATAATCATTGGATATCATTGTGTGCCCTAATAGTTAAAATTTAGAACTGTAAATGTCCATCACCAAATCAAGACATCTGCTTGTTTCTCAATGTTATTGTTCTCAATATATTTGGTACCATGTCAAGATAAGTGCACACGTGTGTACAAACATGCACATACTGTGTGCATGTGCAAATGACTTGCAACAAAACCTCATCCCATGCCTTTAATTTTTAGGGAACTAGTGAAAGGCTCGTTTATCCTTGAGATTTAAATTTGGCTCTTTTGATAAGGATATTTTTCCTTTTAcctatttatttttagaatggatTAGGTAAGTCAATGGACCAAGGGCTTTATTTTTGTTCTTTTGTCACAGTTcacatattattttatttctctGAAGTTTTGATGTGAACTGTTATTTTTTATGAGAAGAAAAgttataataatctgcatattaAGACAGATTTCAACCCTTTTTATCATCAAATTTAGCCAGACAGTTTACTTGGAAAACAAATGGATCGTGCTTTTATTGTCATTAATATCACATTTCTATTTTTGCAGTGTATGGAAGAAGCAAGTGTAGATGGCGCACTCATTGTCCAGCCAATTAATCACAAGTTTGATCATTCCTTGGTGACAAGGTCTGTTGGCACTACACTGTAATTGCttataaacataaaatataaagtGATTTTAGTTTAGGAGTTTTCTCTTTTTCATGTAAGAATTGTGTATTTCACAAGGCCTATTTCACAAGGCCAGCTGGCCCAATGAAAATTAGTTGTGGACATGGGTCAAATATCCTAAGAGGAAGGATATAGGAAGTAAAGGAGTTTGCAAAGGAAAGGAGTTTAAGAAAAAGGGGAGATTTTTCAGATAATGATAGTGATGACTTAAGTGAGTTTGAGTGTGATGGGGTTTGTTGTTGGATTAGATTTGAGAACAATATGATTATGTTTCTGATTCTTGCGATGATCTCAGGGACCTATCATATGTTCATCCAGTCCTGCTGGAAGGATGAAGAGGGTTTCGGGTAATAACATGCAGTGCAATTATGGAATTTTACCTACACCAGTGGAGGTGATTCCTAGAAAGGCTTTAGAAGCCCAAGAGATATTGGATAAATTGAATTTAAGAATGTGTGATGTTGGAGAAATGGAAGTGTGTTTTCTTGGGGGTAAATACAAAGTGAGGAAGGGTAAGAGGGAGCTAGAAAATCTTAAGTGCTTGGTGAATTACAATGGAAAGGGATTGAAAAGGGGTATTTTAGGTTAATTGCtcttttttgcttttattttatttttattttattttattttattttttttgcatgttttgttttatttttctggGACAGATATCTTGGTGTTAATGATGCAATAGATGGAAACAACATACAAATATGAGCAACCATTGGGTTGGCCACTAAATGCTTATTTATGTGCAATTGTGTGTCCATGTGATATGGGTATGGCTTAAAAGTTGTTCTTTGACCTAAAAGTTTTTATTTTCCTCAATAATCTAATTTTGAAAGATTGAATAACAACACTCAGTAGAATCAGCATTCATGAAGCGGTTAATTAGCAATTTTTTTAACTCCTAATTTCAAGCCACGATCCATCCAAGAACCATCCTTTTGATCAAATGATTCAAGCCATCTAGATTCTAGACAATAAGTTGGTGGATCATTATCAGTGGAACATTTTCCTCTTAAGGATGGTTTGCAGTTATTTTATGCTTTTTCCTTATTCAACTATTTCCTTTTTCATGGTGAAGGGATGTTGCCTTATTCTGAAGTTATTATTGGACAGTGTCCTGCAGAAGTACCCTTCTAAATTTGTCGGCTGTTGCCTTGCAAATCCTGCGGAAGATGGAAGTGGGGTTCAACAGCTTGAACATCttgttttgaaggtctttgaaaAGTTTATTGTGATCAAAGATGTGATACTTTTTCCTGAAGAAATCTCTCACAAAATGCTTCTTGTGCTAGGATGGTTATCGTGCGGTACGGTTCAATCCATATTTGTGGCCTTCTGGTCAACAGGTAGTAATCTTCAAGTAAGAATTGCAACTGCTGTTTATCCTGACTCCTTTCGGtgttctttttcatttttatgaaTGAAACTTCCTTACGCAGGGGGTGGGTGGTGGAGAACAGCAGCAGTCATTTGTAATTCCAGATCCTCATTGGACCATTGATTCTGttttttggaagaaaaaaaaaagtatcctTACTTAAGTGAGGGCTGGGCAGCCTCCAACTCAAGAGTCTTATGCCAATCAGCCTGACAAAGAGGAAAACATATATCCACTTTAGGATTTGACATGAAAATATTCTTTAGTAGGCTTCACATTAATGGTAGACATTCCCCTTATGTTTGTGGTTGATACATGGGATGTGGAGGGCTGGAGGCAGCTTAAATGCTTTCTGTTATAACAAGTGAGTGGCAAAAACTATATAGACTTTCTTTTTTGGATCAGGAATATCTTCTGTTTGAGATATTTCTGAGGTTTGAAGTGAAAATCTTCTGTTTGAGATCCCCCCGTGTttggacttttttttttctttacttttttatttatttttatttttttatttttttgtttttttgttttatgcATACATGGCAGATATCTAGCATTGGTGGGGAGTATGGACATCACAATGGTGAACCATTTTTTATATGCTTATGTGCTGTTTGGATCTCTAATTTACatgggaaaggaaaagaaaacatgaAAAAAAGCATTCTAGATGTTTGGTGCAGAtgaaaaaggaaggaaaagaaaatagatGGAAAAATTAatgcattttttaaattttaaaaaagtaaCGAGGAAATCATATTGTCTTAAATAATAGATGAGGAAAGTTGAAGACTCTAGTTCTTATTCTATAAATTTTAATTGACAGATTGGCATGCAATCAGGTAATAATTGCTTGTTTATTGACTATCTCAATTTGATAATCTGTGGGCCTGCTTCACCTGTGCATAGGATTGATTAATGGATACGGGGTGGGCTTTTTATTTATTATGGGTTGACTTGGTGGGCTTGAATGGGATCTGTGGCTGCCTGGCCCCCTAATCCTAAACTTGCCCAAAAGTTACTAGCGTCATCCAGTTATAACCTTCCCATATTAAGATATTCTCCTTTTTGGCCACATGTTGCCGTGCCATTGTGCATTCAAACTCCTCTCTCTCATTGGTTAGATCCTCATATGGTACTCCAGTTGGACGATGACCTCATCCCAATGCTATAGATACTTCATCCTTGCCTCTTTTAGCAACTTTTGGTCATCATTTTCATAGACCCTCTCTCCTTATAAAGCGAAAATACTTCATTACAGAATGAAGTATTTGGAGTTTGGATTGGTCTATGCAGCTGTCTTCTCTCCATTGACAGGCTGTTGCTGAACATTAGCTGCCAAAGTTCAGCACTAGAGACAATAACAACCCAAAATGCTACTGCGTCTGTGTAATTGTTGGACATCCTATAAAAGATTGTAGAATCTGTTGAAAATGAAGAATCTTCCAAAGAAAAATGCCTGATGGAGAGCTTTTAATGAAAATGATTTCTGTAACAATTCTTTACCATGTCATGACAAAGAGGCAGTTTATGTTAATGCCATAGCCATGGTTTTAAAACCTGGGCTGGTTATATGTATCACAAAAATGCTGGTTGTTAGTCAAGCAACATCTGGATTGATTTTTGTGttactcattattttaaaaatattcttgcAAGTTAATAATGcaacttattattattaagttTCAAGAATTGCTATCATCATCATCGGATATACAAAATTAAATGGTAGTGAGAAAAATGTTTGATTCAATTTAAAATGTACTTAAAAGTAgatgatttaatggtttgattaATCCCTATGtctttgtatatttgtatatattttgtatacatgcAATTTAtgtggtttatatatatatatattgttcaatTATAATGACAAACTCCTTGATGGAAGTAGGGGGAAGAGCCTTCTTCACATTCCTTTAACTTTTCATTTTTTATGGCATCACTTCCTTCAATTTTTTTGTTGAAGAAGCTGGGTTCAATCATATCTAGCTGGGTCTGGTTGAGCGTTGTGTGACCCAGGATCACTGCAAATTCGGTTCACCACTATACTTGGATTAGTAAACTGATTGGTTACAATCCAATGCGGTCGATCTTCAGAACTATGGCCATAATAAGGATTCTCATTGAGATCTTTGGTGACAAATTCTCACCTAAATCTATTCCATCCTGTCACTTAAATCAAGTTGAACTGCCAAAAGATGACCTGGAGTTGCTCTCGTTCAAATTTCGAGTTATGCATATAAACAATGTAGTTTGGTCACTTAGTCTGTGGGATGGATGGATATAAAAATGTTCACCAAGGCTGACATGCGCCCAAAGAGTTCTGACCAGAATTGCCACCTTTATGTGGGAAGTACTATTAATGATTTATCCTATTTGATGCACATTCGTTAGTGATGGATTTTCCATAAACATCATTCATCTGCGTATTTTGAATGGTGCCTGATGTAATacagatgttatatatatatatatatatatatatagagagagagagagagagagagagagagagagagagaattgtgaGAAttagaagaaggagaaggagaagaagaagagaagtaGCAGTAGCAGGAATACAAAACAGAACAGAACAGGGGGGAGAGACAGAATTAGAAGAGCgataagagaaggaagaaggagaagagaggaggaggaagaagaagcagAACCTGCACGACTGCAATCTGATTCAAAACAATAACTGTACAATAActtgcatgtccagcacttataCCACTAAAAcaactaacacatatttacaaataggacccaactaaacacataattacaaataCTAAAATCCCTAAAAATACAAAGAAGTCTTTCCTAATACTTCCAAAACCAATGCCTAAAATACGTGTGCCGAATGGACAGCCTAGGGGGTACAGGTGGTCCTCCATCAGTGCTAATGGTACAGATTTGGGCCTAGTCAAAACAATCCATCACAACTCAGGGACTCAACAATATCTACATTAAAACCAAAGGGTATGTGATTTTGGGCTCCAGGATGGGCTTAGTTAGGGTCTACACCAGATTCTATGTGATTGATGCTCCTGTCACCCATCATCTATTCATCAAAAGGAAGTGGCTTCGTGATTAAAAAATCTAGTCTCTACAGTTCGTCACTGTCTTCATCCTTCTGGTCAAAACCTTATTTGAACACTATGGCTCAACTAATTGGCAGCTCGATTCCCTCATGTGAGGATATTGAAGAAACTTCAAAAGACAAGAAGTGCAGAAAGTGGgtggaaaaaggaaaagaagaatttAAAACTCCTAGGAGAATGTGAAGATTGAGTAGGGATAGAAAGATCTATCGTTTCTAAAGGTGCGTGGGTTGGGTTGTGGAATCTTGGAGATCCTTCTTTAAGACCCAAAGAAGGCTGAAGAGAAGTGAACTGGACCAATCCCCAGGGACTGAGGTGTTAAGTGGCAGGTGGaggaaatgtgaatgatgtaagtATAGGTGCACAATGCCCTTattccaaagataatgcaagggAATATCTGAATATCCTTGTGAGTGAAGCTGCAAGAGTGATGTCAGAGTCTGGGTTagagatagaaaatctcaagTGAAACTGGTGTGATGTCGGGCTAAATAAAAGTTGTTAAAATagttttgaataaaaaaaataaagaattcaaTTAGATAAATCCAGAATTCTATATACATCTGATGATGTTAAGTTATCCAtttgctaaaaaaataaaatggtgCTAGATCAGACAAGATCCGAAAGTGCAGAACTTTTAGTAGGCCCAAGATAACTTATGGCTGTTTGTTTAGAAGGAATTGAGATCGGAAAAGAATCGTAATTACGGTCCCAATTTGTTTACAATGGTTGGTTAGTTATTAGATGGTGGGAATCATGATTCTTTTGGAATGGACAATCCTTTAGTTAATGGAATGAGCATTCTACTCCTCTCTTTTGTCTCAAATGACTAAAAAGTCCTAAGAAAAATTTTATTCTTTGAGTTGGTCCCTTACAAATCTGGCGCCCATttcctcatctctctctctctttctctctctctgctGGAAATCCCTCTGTGTCAAAACTTACCATGCGCCATGCCTCAACTTCATCCTTCCTACTCTGAGTGTTGGGCAATCTGGTGGCTTCCCGGTTGCCAGTTCTACTGGGAAGGTGGGCATTTTCAAGGGCTAAGGGGAAGGACGAATATTGAACTTGAAGAAGTTGGCGTAGGAATCAACTATGTTAGTTCAAGCAGATTCTAGCAGTGTGCCCCAAATTGAGGGCTTCACTTTCATGTGACAGTGTGGAGTGCAATgtgttaaattaccactttacctaaaagcttaagctgttaggttgtggaccaataatgtatatcaagctttaacactcccccacacatCCAGCTTGACAGCACGTGGAGAGGTAAAAACATGATAATATCACCCATTATaaagaatacaataattttttaaatgccacAAAATAAACGCAGGCAACCAGACTAGAACGcaagacctcttggtaaccagctttgataccatgttagattaccactttgcctaaaagcttaagctgttaggttgtggcaATGTGAGCAGTGCTGCAGTTTGTCGCCACAGTTCAGTGGGGCAAATACGTTATGTCTCAACAGCTCTAGCTCTAGTTCCAACTCTGTGGCAGACCTATGAAATGGAATAGGCATTCCATCCCAGTCAAGATTAATAATGCAACCAAAAAATAGAATGGAAACACATATTCCTTTCCATTCCTCATTCAATTTCACTCTGCGAACCAAACAAGCTGTTAATTGTGTGGAGCTAAAGTCAGCCAAAAAAGAGGGTTTCATTCCCTCTGGATAATAGGCCCATTAGGCCGTGGAGCATTTAGTAATCTCATTTTCCTCTCTTATTTTCCTTATTCCTTCTAAACCAAATGACATGGagattttggttttttttttcctttagctTTTAATGTACATTTTGACATCTTGCCATAATCTTAATTATCTATACAGATGACCAATGAGATTGGGAAGGCATTGTTCTCTAGAGCAGGGGAGCTTGGAGTACCTGTAGGTTTCATGTGCATGAAGGTATCATCGTTTGTTCTTAATGATGCTGGAACCTAACTgcagttccttttttttttttttttaccttgatCACTATTTTCAAAACTTGTAATGTGACTAGCCTGTCATTCTACTTAGCTATTGTTATGTCTAATCACACTACTTTCATTTGTGTTTCTAGGAGAAAATTAGAGAAATATAACTTACTAGTTTTGAAATGTCAGTAGTTGACGAATTTTATACTAAACCAATAAAAAATTTCAGGGCCTCAATCTGCATATTTCAGAAATTGAGAAACTGTGCTTAGAATTTCCTGCAACCATTGTATTGCTTGATCATTTAGCTTTCTGCAAACCACCAACGTAAGCTCCCTTGTGCTTTGACTTTGTTGTGAGTAGAATCTCTAGCTGGGCATGGACCCCACTAACACATCATATTGCAGAAATGATGAAGAAAGCTTATCCCTTACCAAGCTTTTAAAACTGTCCAGATTCCCTCAGGTAAAGGTTTCCCAGTGTTTCTCATTTTCCTCTATTTATACGAGTTGagttcatttcttgattaacacTTCCATATTTTGACCTACTGTTGACGATATTCATGGTGATCCCTGAGACCCTTTATTCTCTTGATACATTTAATTGGGCAGGTTTATGTAAAATTCAGTGCCCTATTTAGGGTGTCAAGAATGTCATTTCCATATCAGGATTTGTCCCAGCTTCTTTCCCAAGTGGTTTCTAGCTTTGGTGCGAACCGTGTCATGTGGGGCAGGTAACTTCAATTTTTGTTTCACACACCTTGTTTGGTAACTTCTATATTAGAATGTATTAGTTGACATAAAACTGGTGTTATTCCAGAGCAAGCGACTTAAAAAAATATTGGTGATATTCCAATCACTGTGGAAGAGCTTAGGAATAAATTATAGTTTGTAAATTCTGGCTCGACCAACCAGTCGGAACAGGTTCAACCAGAATTGTGGCCGGTTCAGACACAGGAGGAGAACTGGATTTGAATTGAATTGGGTTCAACTTGGCCAACTTGGTGGGAATTGGCCTAAACTGGCTAAACCCAGGAGTCAGGTGAGTTGATCCGAATTCGAAATTGTTAGAAATGGGAAGAGGTTGGGCTTGAACCTTGGTCAATCAGTGTAGGGTGGAAGACTTATCAGGTGGATGGGGTTTTGGTTAAGTGTAATATTGCAGAATGATTTATATTTTACTGCTTCTTGATATATTGcatggcttttttttttctttttttttttcctgcaaaAAACGGAAAActattaaattcttattttttaaaagttattttTGTGTAAAGACATATTTTATACAATACACAAATTATGCCATATTTTATGATGTTGGTTGGCCCATTAGTTCAACTGTTCCGACCAACCTAGTGAGCTTACTAGGTTGACTGCTGGTCTGGCTTTGAAAACCATGGAATAATTATATCCATGGAATGATTTGCGACAAAAGTTGTGAAGTAGCTGAAATATTTGAAATCACCGAGATGGATATATCATTTAGTATACAAATGAATTTGATCTGTCTCTTAGAAAGGTTAAATTTTAGCTTCTAAAAGTTTCAAACTTGTAACTATGAAAAACTTATTAAGAAAGCTAATGGTTATTTGTTTAAATCAAAAAAACATGCACACACAAAATTGTTGCACCCttcttttgttttaaaaaaggataaattcatgcaaaaaataataataataaggggcCAAAATCACCCTATAAGATTTGAATAACACCGTTTTTCTTAGTGTCAagataatttttgaatttttttagctaatatattcttttattttgggggggggggggggggaattgggagTCAAGAGTAGTTAGCACATTTCCCATCATATAACTCTTTGCACTGGCATCAAACTCGAGACTTCCAACATGAAGGTCCCCAGATTTAATCTGATGTCCAGTATGAGATGTAGCTACTATATTCTAGTTATTACATTTCCACTCTATTCCATATTGCGAATAACATAGCTTTGGTTCTTtcaactcaattattattattttgcaggAAAAAAATTTTGAAGGAACAAAAATTTTTCTTATATAAACATTAGAAGTGACTAAACTTCTGCCTTGCTGGGCAATTTGTTACAGTGATTTCCCATTTGTTGTTCCGGAGTGTGGTTATGAGAAAGCTAAAGAAGCAGTGCTGTGTATTGCTAATCAAGTGCCCTTATCATCTTCCCAATTGGAGTGGATCATGGGTAAAACGGCTCTGCAACTCTTTCAatcctaatggcttccatagGTATATCTGCAATATTGACCTAATGCTATATATGCTTTTGCCAAATTGAATTATAATTGTATTTTGTTTATAATGAAGATAGATTGAACTGTTTTAATCTTCAAGCATGATTATGATTTCTCATCTAAATGGTGGAACTTCTGAGGCTTGTCAAAATTAAgtaacaaaaatttgattttacatgTCATTCaattgtgattttcttaattttaatcatatttaaataaattaactcataataatatTTGATACATAACAGAAAAAATTAACTTCTTATCTTCTTTTTCGTTTAGTTTTCATGCAAAGTTCTTGATTGAGACAAAGCTATAGACACATAAATGTAGCTTAAACGTATTTTTTAGTCCTCATTTCTTTTTGGGGGTGGGGGGAGAGGGATTGCATTGGCCTCTTAATAGTTCagtcaaatttatattttttttggaaaaataggtTTGTCAAAATTAAGTATTAAGTGGGCTCAGCTTAGGCGATGGGCTACGAAGGAATCACCACTTTCGAGCCTGTCATCTTTGTATAGAAAAAGGTTAGGCCCATTGTTGGTGAACCTAGATCCAATTTTATAAACAAATTACATTACACATAATTACACATACAATGCAAGTGTCCTCTTATTAAAAAGAAAGAGCATGGATGCAAAAAATAAGGGAAACTTGCTGATTATATTTAGATCAATGTAATTTAAATTCAATGTCAGTTGTGCACACTAAGTTTAGCAAGAGGACATCTGGGGGCCAGAATTAGCTTTCAAACATAAATCTCGCACCCAAGCCAACCTAACCCAACTTTGATTAAATTGTTGGAAGAAATTGTTGctgaagaaaaaagaaaaagataccaATCAATCCTTGATCAAATGTAAACTTATACTAACAAAACAAAACCTTGACATAACCTGAGCCTCCTCCTATGAACTTAGATCTTCAGTTTTATTCATTATTAACTTTTTTCTCTAGTGAAGTAAATGAGGCCATGGATTTGGTCAAGTCAGGATAATTTCTTGAGTGCATTATTTGGAGTTTAAATTTTCTCATCCAGTTCACCCACAGAATCCTCAAGATCTGCAGAAGCTCGGAAAGTATGATCATTGAAGGTGTGGTGCATGCAAAGAACAGTTCTTTTGCATTTTGAGCCTTGTCAATTGCAAGCATGAAATCAGAATTAGACCTCTAACATCAAAAAAGCAacaatcataaataaaatgaAGTTAAAAACAATCCTCACAACATCCCTTGTTCATTTGGAACATGGAAGAGTTGCTTCAAATCATCATGACTGCTCTGCCTAATATGCTAATCTGCCAATACCTAAAATTGTTGGTCCCttaattacaatatttacaaacaTGTAattcccccccaaaaaaaaaaaaaagatatctgAGTTGATGAGCATTGATACTAACAAAAATGTCATGGGACGAGCCCTTGAGAAGaagaaattttttggttttgcaATCGAGTTTGGATTCAAAGTTCACGTCTTCCTCCACAATGCTCCCATAAACCCAACAAATTAATGATCCTCCTTTTTCTTTAGAACACATCTTGGATAATTTATTACCTTGTTTTAcattaaatttcaaatatttGAATAACCAAATTTCTTggtcacattttattttttatttacaattAAGATGATTATATTGCATTCCTTATGGTTTTCAGCTTTGGAGGGTCAATATTAAGCATTGAAATATGATATAAAGAAGGAACTATAAGCCAAGTGAGGAAAGAAATCTggttatttaaatatttaaaaatgatggtaAAATTAAAATGAGTAATCATCCTAGGTGAGTTCTTACCAAAAAAAGAAGACAAATCATTAGGGTTTGTTGGTTTTATGATGACTTGGAATCCATACTCAATTGCAGAACCAAAAGGATCTCTTATTTTCTGGATTATTTCTCGAGAGCGTGCCTTATGACATTCTTTTTATTACCAATGTCACCAGCTGATCTTTTCCTTTTTTAACTCGTAGTTTCTTGTTTGAAGGCATTATTATAAGGGTGGATTATCATTTTGGTTTTTGATTGCCAAAACAGGATATCATGATGCTGGGAAAATTCAGAATCATAAAGACGGAACTATAAGCCAAGTTAGGAAAGAAATCTggttatttaaatatttaaaaattatggtaaaataaaaatgagtaacCATCCAAGGTGAACTCTtaccaaaagagaagacaaatCATTAGGGTTTGTTGGTTCTATGATGACTTCAAATCCTAACTCAATTGTAGAATCAAAAGGATCTCTTATTTGCTGGATTTTTTTCTCGAGAGCGTTCCTTATGAAAGATTGTACAAACACGATGTAGCAATCGATGCTTACATCATTCTCTACACGTTTCATTTATAGAATTACAAAAACTATACAAGGATGTTTTACATACAAGGAAAGACTTGATAAGCGTGACATACAAGGAAATGCTAGCTATAGATACATTCTAAATAAGGAGATACAATCATGAAAGGAAACTATGTGTTCGTTTGAGAGAAATTAGTCGAGTCAATCACCACGCGTTGATTGACCGATGATAGCTCCAATCTCTGAGTTGTCTTGTTTAACACACCCCCGTAAGCAAAATGGGGGTTCACAGACCATAAGCTTGGACTTGAGAAACTGGAAGCGATTCGAGGTGAGACCTTTAGTGAAAATGTTGTCAATCTGATCTTTGGATGGTATGTAGTGAAGGTTAACATCTTGATTGACCACCTTTTCAAGAATAGTCAACCTCGATGTGTTTTGTTCGTGCATGGAACACTAATTAGCAGCAAGAGCAAGTGCACTTTCATTGTCACATCATATA
Coding sequences within:
- the LOC131144812 gene encoding uncharacterized protein LOC131144812 isoform X2, encoding MAVRLKHIISVCPVSHLLNSPRHPVSRRKKSEVRVSAAKMSTTMAAAEDHEKTTVSPPRTKIIDSHLHVWASPQEAADKYPYFPGQEPTIPGNVDFLLQCMEEASVDGALIVQPINHKFDHSLVTSVLQKYPSKFVGCCLANPAEDGSGVQQLEHLVLKDGYRAVRFNPYLWPSGQQMTNEIGKALFSRAGELGVPVGFMCMKGLNLHISEIEKLCLEFPATIVLLDHLAFCKPPTNDEESLSLTKLLKLSRFPQVYVKFSALFRVSRMSFPYQDLSQLLSQVVSSFGANRVMWGSDFPFVVPECGYEKAKEAVLCIANQVPLSSSQLEWIMGKTALQLFQS
- the LOC131144812 gene encoding uncharacterized protein LOC131144812 isoform X1 gives rise to the protein MAVRLKHIISVCPVSHLLNSPRHPVSRRKKSEVRVSAAKMSTTMAAAEDHEKTTVSPPRTKIIDSHLHVWASPQEAADKYPYFPGQEPTIPGNVDFLLQCMEEASVDGALIVQPINHKFDHSLVTSVLQKYPSKFVGCCLANPAEDGSGVQQLEHLVLKDGYRAVRFNPYLWPSGQQGVGGGEQQQSFMTNEIGKALFSRAGELGVPVGFMCMKGLNLHISEIEKLCLEFPATIVLLDHLAFCKPPTNDEESLSLTKLLKLSRFPQVYVKFSALFRVSRMSFPYQDLSQLLSQVVSSFGANRVMWGSDFPFVVPECGYEKAKEAVLCIANQVPLSSSQLEWIMGKTALQLFQS